The Limisphaera ngatamarikiensis genome contains the following window.
GTACCGTTCGGCGGCTTCGTTGCCCAGGATGAACAGGGCCTGCCGCGGGAAACGGTTGGCTTCCGGGTTGAGGTTCTTTTCCTGTTCCACCACGGCCCCACGGTTTAATCGAATCATCCACGCGAGGCCAGCGGATTTGTCCGCTGCACGGGGACCGCGCTTCTGGGACGCCGTTTGCGCGTGGGGTGTTTCTCCGTTTACCCGGAATGGTTGATGCGACGAGATGACCATGTGCGGTTCCATCGGTCCGATCGGGGAGGGTGGGAACGATGAATCCGGCGCCGGTGCCGGGCCCTTGGGCATTTGGGTGGTGGCTGCTCATGGCATGGACTCCGCCGCCTTGAACGCAGGGCGGCTGCGGTGGTCCAACAGGGTGTGAAGAGGGCAAGGTTGAAACTGACTCTTCCCGAGGGCTTGCACGCCCGGCCGGCGGCGCAGTTGGTGGCTGCCGCTCTTCGTTTTAGGTCGCGAATCCGCCTGTGCCTTGGTGATCGCGTGGCCGACCTGAGGAGCATTTTGGCCGTACTGATGCTCGGTGCCTCCGTGGGTGCCCTGCTGGACCTCGAGGTTTCGGGCGACGACGAGGACACGGCCCTGGCGGCCATCACGCAGACCTTCGTGGACGATCAACTGGGCGAGGTTTTGGACGAGAGTTCGGACCTGATGGGTGATCGGCTGCGTACCTGACCTGCTGCGACTCGTGCATTGGCGCATGCTGGCAGGCGTCGGCGGGGAACGGCGTCGGGTTCGGTCGGGCCGCTTTGGTTCGGGACCCGGGAAGTTTCGATGGATGAATGGTTTTCAGGTCCGCGCCGGGGGCGGTCGGATGCATTAGGGCCACGGTGCCGGACAGGCCGGACGACGTTGGCGGGCAGGGTTGAAGCGCGGTCCCAATGTCCGGCTCGCGGTGTCGTTCGCAAGGGGTCACGGATGAGTTTCCTGTTGGAGGGGCGGTCACCGACCCTTGTTGCGAGACCGGAACGGTGGGCATGGGTTGGATCCGGAGTTCGCAAGGCGGGATTCCAAGAACGTCCCGCCAATGTGGCGTTCGCGTTTGGGTCCGCCAACCTGCTGTGCGGTTGCTCAGACGTGTTTGTGGGGGAGCTCGGGGCTGTCGTCCAGGTAAGCCGCCATGGTTATGGTGGAGGCCGACCCTTGGGCGAGGGGTTGCGGCCCTGGCCTGATCCCAAACGTCGGTCGGGAGCGGATGGGTCTGCTTGCACTCCGGACGTGGACGAAGGAAGTGAAAGCAGGTGGTCCGAGTGAGGGGCGAAGCGGCCGTGCGCTGTCGAACGTACGGTCGGCTGAGCTCGAGCCCGACTGCGAGACCATGGCGCGCAGCAGGCCGTCCGGCGGGGTACCGGGTGTCCAGCCCTGGTGGGGTCGGGGGCAAAATTATTCAGACGGGTGCCCTGGACATGCTCGTTTTTGGCCCGGCCGGTGACGCTTGACCTCGGGACTCAGGACGGGAACATGGGATCCCGGCATGAGACACATGGCACGCAAAAGGGCTGGTGGATGGATCGGGTGGCTGGGGTTGTTTTTATGGGGCGCGGGTTGTGGAGGGATGGCGCTTCGGGCCGGTGAGGCCTTTCTATTCACCTCGTTTCGGGGCAATGGCGAAAGCGGGCTGCATTTGCTGTGGAGCACCAATGGTTATCACTGGACGGCCTTGAGGAACGATCGGCCCTTTCTGCGTCCGGAGGTGGGCGGGTACCGGTTGATGCGGGATCCGTGCATTGCGCAGGGGCCGGACGGGACCTTCCACATGGTGTGGACCACGGCCTGGACGACCGACCGCGGTGCGGAGATCGGGTACGCATCGTCTCGTGATTTGATCCAGTGGACGCCCCAACGGGCGCTGCGGCTGATGCAGCATGAGCCGAAAACACGGAATTTGTGGGCGCCCGAACTTTTTTACGACCGGCGGAAAGGCCGTTGGCTGGTGTTTTGGTCCAGCACCATCCCCGGGCGCTTCCCCGAGACGGACGACACCGGCGACGACGGGTACAACCATCGCATTTACATGACCACCACCCGCGATTTTGTACATTTCACGCCCACACGGTTGTTTTTCGATCCGGGGTTCAATGTCATTGATGCGACGTTGCTGGAGGTGCCGGGCGGGTATCTGCTGGTGTTCAAGGATGAACGGCTTCGTCCGCTGCAAAAGCGGTTGCGGATTGCGTTTGCTACGGATCCAGAAGGCCCGTTCGGACCGGTTTCGGACCCAATCTCGATTGACTGGGCCGAGGGCCCGTCGGCCCTGCGGATCGGGTCGGAGTACCTGATCTATTACGACCGTTACTCCCGCAAGAGGTACTACGGAGCGTTGCGCTCGCATGACCTGCGGCATTGGGAGGATGTCTCGCAGGAAATGCGTTTCCCGCCCGGCCACCAGCATGGGACGGTCTTCCGCGTTTCCCGGGCCATCCTGGAGAGGCTCCTGGCTCTGGAATGACCAAGGCCTTGCCCCGCTTTTGCGACCTGCAATGGTTTGACGCCGACGGAGCGGCATGCGAACGGGGGACACCGGTGTGGAGGCCGTAAGGCCCATTGCAGCCGGCGACGGAGGAGATGGGCCCGCTTCCAGTGTCCACCCCGGGGCTTGCCAGGCATCCGGGTCGGATTAGGGTGGTTTCATGAGCTTTCTCCGGAGTGTGCGGGGTTGGAAAGTCGGGGTGGTTGCAGGGAGTCTGGCCTTGGGGGCATCGATATCGGGCGTGGTGTTGGGCGAGGTTCGTCCCTGGCGTGAGAATCCCTGGTATTGGGAGTACCGTGGGCGGCCTGTGTTCCTGGCGGGGGCGTCGGACGACGACAACCTGTTCCAGTGGACGGGTTCGGAGCTGATGGAGC
Protein-coding sequences here:
- a CDS encoding HPr family phosphocarrier protein — encoded protein: MKRARLKLTLPEGLHARPAAQLVAAALRFRSRIRLCLGDRVADLRSILAVLMLGASVGALLDLEVSGDDEDTALAAITQTFVDDQLGEVLDESSDLMGDRLRT
- a CDS encoding glycoside hydrolase family 43 protein, whose product is MRHMARKRAGGWIGWLGLFLWGAGCGGMALRAGEAFLFTSFRGNGESGLHLLWSTNGYHWTALRNDRPFLRPEVGGYRLMRDPCIAQGPDGTFHMVWTTAWTTDRGAEIGYASSRDLIQWTPQRALRLMQHEPKTRNLWAPELFYDRRKGRWLVFWSSTIPGRFPETDDTGDDGYNHRIYMTTTRDFVHFTPTRLFFDPGFNVIDATLLEVPGGYLLVFKDERLRPLQKRLRIAFATDPEGPFGPVSDPISIDWAEGPSALRIGSEYLIYYDRYSRKRYYGALRSHDLRHWEDVSQEMRFPPGHQHGTVFRVSRAILERLLALE